In Fragaria vesca subsp. vesca linkage group LG5, FraVesHawaii_1.0, whole genome shotgun sequence, the genomic stretch GCTGCCCTCATATGTCCTATTCCAGTTGGACTTCTTGCCATTAGTTGCCACCACATCTGCCTGAGGATTAAGTTGAGATGTAATCATATCTGGAAAACACTGTCCATCCTGTGACATATTTTCTTGAACAGCAGTATCAACCTCTAAATTTTGCCTCTCCAGTGCTCGTCTCTTTTTTGCCTTCTCCAGTCGATCCTGTACTACACTCAACTCTCCCCTAAGGTCACTAACTATATCCTCGGCTTCCTGGAGCTGTGCTTCAAGCTCATCAATCTTTCCCTGTTGACTCATGGACTTCATCTCTGCTTCACCAACCTGTACATATGACACATTCGATCAACCCTTTATTGACTTCACCACATAATTAACAACAACAAAACAAAGAAGCAACACAATACATGCCGCTTAACTCCGTCTACTTGGGAAAGCATATTGCCACTCAGTAAAGCTAAAACCAAACATCAATAACTGACTTGAAAGTTGAAACACACAGTTGGCAAAAAGACACCAAACATCAGAAGTAGCCTTTTAATTATACTCATTGAAAAGAACACAACAAGAAGTTTAATGAAGATGCAGAAACTGGTAGACTAACAGCCCACTTTCACAAAGCATCACACCAAGCTATCAGTTTCAACAAAAGATCCAGTCTTTAACAGATAATGGGTATCTCCAATAACATATATCTTGTTCCCATTCATCTCAAGTTCATAAAAATCATAAAGAAAGGCCTACATTCTATCAAGCCCTATAATTTAAGGTAGAAACTACATTTCACACAAAACCCACATCAAAAGGAAAAACTTTAACCCATTTGATCAAAACGCCATCTACCTTAGAATCATAGGTGTGTTTAAGCCTGAGAAGCATCCGAAGCGCCTCTTCTTTAGTGTAAAGGATCTCCCTTTGAAGGCGAACAGCTCTCTTCTCCGACACCATTACACGCGCCGCCGCCTCCTTCGCCGTGTTGAGGATTATATCGGCGTATGCCTTCTTCAACGCCGTCAGTTTCTGCAGCCAAAAATCAAACACAGACAAAAAAACAATCAACTTCGGAAATGAACGATCGAGACCCTTTATCGGAAATTCAAAATCAACAAAAGGGTAGTCGCCGAAATCTGTTACCTCCGCCTGGTCCATTTCCCCGTTGCCGGTTTTCAAAACCAGGTCAGTTTCTGAGTCGTGATGAAGAAGAAGAGACCAGGGAGGTTTTCTGTTTCTCCCTTTTAACTGAAAGTCCTGAGTGAGTTACCGATCTGCCCGCAGTTTTGTGATTTAATTACGACTGTTAACAGGCCTCAGGCTCGGTGCGGTTTCTTTGGTTTTTTGTAATTTTTGGTTGCCCTTTTGAGTCCTAGTGGGTCGCGCGACATCATTGTAGGCCCACTTGTGGTGACGTGGATGCTTAGTAGGCGTGAAACGTGGTCGTTTCGCACGTGGGTTGGCTTTTGCGGGAAAACAGAAGCTTTGAAAGGCGTGGTGCGACAGTTGGGCGGTGGTTATTGCGGTTTTTACTGACTCCACTTGTTATTACCTCACCAGAAAAAATTATTTTTGTATTCGATACCCCAATAAATTACCTCCGGTTACTAACAGCAGCCACCTCCGTTGAGCTGACTTAAGTTATAAATGTTGGTCATGTATACATTGGCGGACACATGATTTTTTTTTTTTTAATAAAGGCAAATTAAAGAGCAAATTAGCTCACTATATGAGAGCACATTAGTCAAGATTCTTCATACAAATATATTCAAGGACTTCAAATATATTCTAGGGGAGCAATATCCCCTAGAAGCTTTGTTGTGTCCGCCAATGCATGTATTATCTCTCAATAAAAGACGATCCATATACTAGCATGATGACTTTTGACAATTCATCATAAGTTGTAATATCTTAGAAAAATGTTTTATGGGTATAACACTTGGTAAATCACACGGCATGTATGAGTGAGTCGCTAACTGAACGTGTTCATTTACACCTTATCCTCTATCTTTTGCTCTCCCCATTTCGAGTCTAAAATCATGAATTCCATAATAATTTCACAACACAAGAGGCTTTAGACATTAATTACCGTGTCTAGCTAATAGGAAGTAATTTCTCTTTGTTGAATGTTGAGATGTGCTTTTTGATTGTTTTTGTGATAAAGTGCTCTAGAGTCTAGTAACTGTATTCACCGCAATTTGAAAATCAGTTACGGCCACATCGCTGACGACATAACGCGCGCTCCGGGTCGCGAAATCCCATTTAACATTGAATCCGGCCCACTCCTCTCCCGCGTGCGAGCCTCTCCTGTCTTCTTCCCACCAATTTTATCCACAACAACCTTACACGTGTCTTTCTTCAAGCTCAGTCTCCTTCCCCCCTCCTCTTCAGTTTCTCTGTAAATTTTTCTCCCAACCAAAATCACCAAACACATTATCTTCAACCTCCAAAACCTCTCTCTCTGAAACTCTGATGCAACCCAAATTACCATAATGACCCTCTCCCCCACCCTCTCCATCTCCCGCCCTTCCCCTCTCTCCGCCCCAATCCCCAAGCTAAACCCTAAACCCCACCACCTCTCCTTCCTCTCCGGCCACCGCAAATTCATCCACGGCCAGCGGCTATCTTTCTCCGTCAGGGCGAAGCCGAAGGACCTCATCCTCGGGAACCCGTCCGTCACCGTCGAAAAGGGCAAGTACAGCTACGACGTCGAAACCCTAATCAACAAGCTCAGCAGCCTCCCGCCACGTGGCAGCATCGCGCGGTGCCTGGACATCTTCAAGAACAAGCTCTCCCTCAACGACTTCGCCCTGGTGTTCAAGGAGTTCGCGGCGCGTGGCGATTGGCAGAGGTCGCTGCGGCTGTTCAAGTATATGCAGCGCCAGATATGGTGCAAGCCGAGCGAGCACATCTACACCATTATGATCAGTCTGCTCGGCCGCGAAGGTTTGCTTGATAAATGCGCAGAGATTTTCGACGAAATGCCCACCCAGGGTGTCATCAGGAGTGTGTTCAGCTACACTGCTTTGATTAATGCCTACGGGCGTAATGGTCAGTTTGAAATGTCTCTTCAATTGCTTGATAGGATGAAGAAAGATAAGGTTTCCCCGAATATATTGACTTATAATACTGTGCTTAATGCGTGTGCTAGAGGGGGGTTGGATTGGGAGGGGCTGTTAGGATTGTTTGCGGAAATGAGGCATGAGGGGGTTCAGCCGGACCTTGTTACTTATAATACACTGCTTAGTGCTTGCGCCGGTAGAGGTTTAGGTGATGAGGCGGAGATGGTGTTTAGGACTATGAATGAGGGTGGGATAGTTCCAGATATAACCACCTATAGTTATCTTGTAGAAACTTTTGGTAAATTGAATAACCTTGAGAAGGTTTCGGAGTTGCTTAAAGGGATGGAATCTGGGGGGAATTTGCCTGATATTACGTCGTATAATGTGTTGTTGGAGGCGTATGCGCAGTTGGGGTCGATTAAAGAGGCAATGGGTGTGTTTAGGCAGATGCAGGAGGCAGGTTGTATGGCAAATGCGGCTACCTATAGTATTTTGTTGAATTTGTATGGGAGGCTTGGGAGGTATGATGATGTTAGGGAGCTTTTTCTTGAGATGAAAGTGAGCAATGCGGAGCCAGATGCTGCTACGTATAATATTCTCATACAAGTGTTTGGTGAAGGTGGGTATTTCCGAGAGGTGGTGACTTTGTTTCATGATATGGTAGAGGAGAATATTGAGCCGAATATGGAGACGTATGAAGGATTGATATATGCTTGTGGAAAAGGAGGGCTTCATGAGGATGCCAAGAACATTTTGCTTCACATGAATGAGAAGGGAATAGTGCCTAGTTCCAAGGCTTATACAGGAGCTATTGAAGCATATGGGCAAGCAGCACTGTATGATGAAGCTCTTGTTGCCTTTAACACAATGAATGAAGTCGGCAGCAGCCCATCAGTTGAAAGCTTCAACTCGCTTATTCATGCATATGCAAGAGGTGGACTATACAAGGAGACTGAACAAGTGTTGTCGATAATGGGTGAGTTTGGCATTGCAATCAATGCCAGTTCATTCAATGGAATGATTGAAGCTTTTAGGCAGGGAGGTCAGTTTGAAGAAGCTATAAAGACGTATGTTGAGATGGAAAAGAGAAGATGTGATCCTGATGAGTGCACTCTCGAAGCAGTCTTAAGCGTTTATAGTGTTGCAGGTCTTGTTAATGAGTGTGAGGAGCACTTCGAAGAGATTAAAGCTTCAGGGATATTACCCAGCGTCATGTGCTACTGCATGATGCTTGCTGTTTATGCAAAGACTGACAGGTTAGCTTTCACTCAGTTATATAACAAGTTTTTTTCTTTCCTTTGTTCAAGGTAAGGAGCAATTTCTAATCTAATGGCTACACTTAAAAATCTTCAAAACCATATGTTTTTATTAATGACAGGAACACGTAAGATTTGTATGTGTTAGTTGGGTAAAAGATAAAAGAAAATGTAATGGATGGTATCTGTGGAAACTTTGCAAAATTTTAACTGTTGTTATTTAAACCATAGTAGACAATCTTCTCTGATAAAAGAATAGGAAAAAGAATTTCTGTGCAGTTCTCCAGGAAAGACGTCTATATTCTCCATTCCAGAATCCTATACCTAGCTCGTTAACAGTAAATATTATGATACCTACAACCTTAAAGTTGTACCTAGCATTCTCTGTCACTATGTTAGTTTACAATCAATCACCAGAGAACTTCAGATCAACATTAAATGGACGAAGTAGTTAATTTTAACCTTTGAGGATCTTAGAGATGAAGTTTAATATGCATTTTGATTGCTCTTGAAGCTTGCTTATATTGCATTGCTATATGGATTCTGGAAGTCTAAACAGTAGTGAAGTTATTAATTTATTTTTCATGCGACGATGTATCTTACTTCTTAGGCTTCTTGGTTTAGGTGGGACGATGCCAATAAGTTGCTGAATGAGATGCTCACAAATAGGGTATCAAATATTCATCAAGTGATGGGGCAGATGATAAAGGGAGATTATGATGATGAATCTAACTGGCAGATGGTAGAGTATGTTTTTGACAAACTAAAATCTGAAGGATGTGGGCTGGGAATGAGGTTCTACAACACTCTGATAGAAGCACTTTGGTGGCTGGGTCAGAAACAAAGAGCTGTGCGAGTTCTTAGTGAAGCAACACAACGGGGGCTGTTTCCTGAACTTCTCCGCAAAAATAAACTTGTTTGGTCTATTGATGTGCACAGGTATGTGGAAAACTGGTCCTTTTTGGTCATGTCCTCTTACTCAGGTTTAATTCAGTCATACCATTGACCGTTTTGCAGGATGTGGGAAGGTGGTGCATATGCAGCAATGTCAGTTTGGCTAAATGATATGTATGAGATGTTCTTGAATGGCGAGGATCTTCCCCATGTTGCAACAGTTGTTGTAGTGTAAGCTTCTCTTTCCTCTCTAAAATTTCAGCGGTGATGTACTACATGTGCATTAGAAAATTTACTAATCAGAAAGAAACTTTGAGTTTTACATGTGAAGCATTAGAAAGAAAATTAATCCAACAAAAGCTGTGTCTTCCCTCAGCTAAATGAGGCTACTTTTCAGTACCATTAAGCATATGCCAAAACACGACCTTGCATAGATTGCATACTTCAATTTTGTTATCATGTTAGTAATGTACTTTGTTTTGAACAGACGGGGGAAGATGGAAAAAAGTTCAACGACACAAGATCTGCCGGTTGCAAAGGCTGCCTACTCATTCCTGCAGGATAACATGTCAGGAGCATTCAATTTCCCAAAATGGAACAACGGTCGAATTCTCTGCCAACGGTCTCAGCTTAAGAAACTTCTGTCAAGCATCGAACCATCTACAGATGGCTCCAGTAGTAAAAGTATATGTATTTTAAGCAACTCCCCCTTTCCTCCTCCAGGCACAAAAATATCACCCACCGATGTTGATAGTGGTCGGTATAATGGTACCAGTTCTGATGCAACAAGTAGGACAAGAACAGAGCTTTTGACCAGCACAGTTTAAATAGTGTAGTATACTCATCAGTTACCAAGGTTTTGGGAAATTTACTTTTCTCGATTTCACTAGAATGATTTCCCAGTTTGCAGCTGGCTGAAGTCTTAGCTTGGCAAAGTTGCAGCATTTAACGAACTGGGAACACAATGCTCATTGCTGAAGCTATAGTGTAAAAGTTCAGTTCCACGGTTTGTGCGAGTTCGATATGAAGTGGGTTTTGATCCTGGATTACCTTTGAAACACCCAGAGGTGATGAGGATTCTAGTTTTGTACCTCTAGAATATTCTTTCTTCATGTGTAAAATGTACATTGTATTTCCAGATCTGAAAATTTTTGAGAATGGATCGGTCCGGTTGAAGATCACATTTTCCTTTGCTATTATGCAAAAGAGTGAGAATGGATTGATCCGGTTGATCACGATTTCCAAAAAGCGTGGTCGGCAGGATTCGAACCTGCGCGGGCAAAGCCCACATGATTTCTAGTCATGCCCGATAACCACTCCGGCACGACCACTGTTCTGTCTACTACGATGCTTTTTAGGTTATTACCCAAATCTGTATTAATCACTTCATCAATAAGACTCGTTCTTCCTTGCAGATGACGCATTTGAAGATCCTATCAAATTTCATTGGTATTTTAGGATTCTGTAAGACCATATTGTATATGTAATCACGAATTGTTAGCACAAGGGTATTTTGATGCCTTGTGATTTTCTCTCCACTGATATATGTAATGTTCTCATTGTTAGTAAGTGAAAGCTCTTGTGGACTATCCTGTCTATGAAGGTGGAGAGGGCATCTCTCGAACAGATACAGAGCCGATTTGAGAAGCTAAAGAAGCAGAAAACTAATGGGGAGAGGTTGTTAACAGAGCAAAATATTGAGGTGAGAGACAATGTAGTAGCAGAGGTGGAGGAAGAGGAGGAGGAAGCTGAAATATTAATGGACCCTGAGGTTCAAGCCGTGATGGGATTTGGTGGATTTTCTTCACCCAACAGGTGACCAAATCGTGCCAATCAATAATCATATGTGTTTCCGTTAATTAGTTTCAGTGTTTCACACCCATCAATGACGATGACGTCTTATGGAGGATCACTCCAGATTCTAGCTACCATATTCAAAAACCAATACTTATTATTTCTTAAGAATCATGATCTTTTTAAATTTATACTATTCTAAGATATGTTGTGCGCTCTAATATATTGTGTGAATATGATTAAAAGGTTAGCTATGTGCACGCATAAAACCTACCTTAGTGTCTTGCCAAAACCCCAAAAAGTTTTTTCCATCGTAACTTATAAAAGGATACAGACATAATGTCCCTCCATATGTTCTGAAGTTTCATTGATAATCGATGCTTGAGGGCAGCCGTGTTAGCCTCATTTGAAAAAAAATAATTTTAATTAAATAAACATACAAGCCTACAAACATTGATCTGAGACTCACAAATAATAAAAGAACCGTCATAAATTATTATTGCAACCATCTTTTCAAGAATATTCTCTTAACCTAGAGTTGAAACTTGAAAGAAAAGAAAGATTATGGCAGTATACAACTCCCTTCCCACTGTCTACTTCCTTTCCCATATAAAAGGCAACATACATTGTCTACTATAGAAGTATAGATAAGTAGGTAGGGGGTCTTAGAATCAAGAAAATTTGATGGCAAGTAGCCAGTATGGTGGAGCCCCAACAACAACAAAAAACCTTATCTTTGGGCCTTATCCTAATCCTAGCCCACAACCACCGAAGTGGGGCTTGTGTATAGAAAGCAAGTACGGACTTCAAAGATAACTAAAAAAAATCTGCCTCCTTTAGTTAGTGGACCAAAAACCGAATATTCCAACTCGACGGTCCTTATTCCATCGTCTTAGTACATGATTGTATTTTATGATAATTATTACCATAACAATACACATATTGAGCTGGTTTTTGTCACTAACTACTTTTAATTATGGGGATGTTTTTATAAAGTTGGAGTGAATTATGTGATTCCCCACGTGACATTAGCCGATCACAATTTAGAATTCATACAATATAACTATATAATAATCGACAACAAGTTTCACTTAAACCGATCACAGTTTAGAGTTTATACTTCAATCACAATTCAGAATTCATACAACATAACTATATAATAATCGATGACAAGTTTCACTTGAACCAATCACAATTTAGAATTCATACTTCATACATAACTTTATAATAAACAATTATCCGTCAAATTTATTTATGTTTGAGTAAAGAATAATATACTTAGGTAGGTTTTTTCCGGGTGAGTTTGGATGAGTTGATTATTTGGTTAAGCTCACAATTATCGATAAGCAAGTTGGTTTGACTAGATTAGAAAGGGAAATTAAGAAAAGATAAAGATAGGTTAAAATATGTAAGAAAAATGCTTAACCAGTCACCACCATGTGCGATGCTCTTTCATTTTGATTCTAAAAGACAACATGAATTGGTGGTTGGATTAGGGGCCATGAGATTGTGTTTAGTTACTTAATTATTCATTGTTAACTATTTCCATTTTGATCAGGGACAAATCACATTGTGGGTTTGTGCTATCAATTCAAATGGTATTTGGTAACTCAAATGGTAATGTATGATATATTGGATTAGGGGCAAATCCACAATGAGATTTTGGAATCTTTATGTGTGCACATACTGATTGGTGTGGTTGTCACATCCACTTGTTTGGATATTTGAGTTATTGAGTTATTAATAGAGCGAGGACCTAATGTCTTCTTCAATTATGGATTTCTTATTTGGGTGAAAAGCTTCAAGGGTGATATTTTGTCATCCAACGTTCATGTTCCATGTGCCTCCCTATTTTGTTTTGTTTGTTTTTGTTTTTTAAATTCATGTGCCTCCCTGCTGGTTTGTTCGTTGGTACAAATTTAGGGTAAGGTTATAATGTGTTAATACATATGATTTATCAATTTTGTCCTCAAGTTGTAATATTAATCCTCAAAATAGTAATATTAGTCCTTAAAGTTGTAATATGAGTCTTTAAAGTTGTAAAAAAAATTAGTTACAACATTAGTCTTCATTTGTCTTTAAAATGATAATTGAGTCCTTAAAGTGATAATTGAGTCCTTAAAATTGTAATATGAGTCCTTAAAAAGTTAAAGTTGTAACAAGTTTTTTTAAAATCATTTTGAGGACTCAATTACCACTTTTAACACATATTTTACTATTTTAAGGACATATGATGACTAATGTTTTAACTATAAAATTTTACAACTTTAAATACTCATATTACAACTTTAAGGACTAATATTACTAGTTCGAAGACTCAATTTACAAAGTTGATGCATCACGTCATTCACATGCATTAACACATTGTAGAATTTTCCACCAATTTATAGCAAGTGTTCATCATTTCATCAAATTTTTCAAATTCTTTCTTCTTTTTTTTGTTTTTTATAGTGTGCCATTGTTTCAAAGTTATGGAGATTTTTGGTGATCTCAACCAATCTATGACCTTATACTTATCAAAGAAGAAAAACTAATGAAAAANNNNNNNNNNNNNNNNNNNNNNNNNNNNNNNNNNNNNNNNNNNNNNNNNNNNNNNNNNNNNNNNNNNNNNNNNNNNNNNNNNNNNNNNNNNNNNNNNNNNNNNNNNNNNNNNNNNNNNNNNNNNNNNNNNNNNNNNNNNNNNNNNNNNNNNNNNNNNNNNNNNNNNNNNNNNNNNNNNNNNNNNNNNNNNNNNNNNNNNNNNNNNNNNNNNNNNNNNNNNNNNNNNNNNNNNNNNNNNNNNNNNNNNNNNNNNNNNNNNNNNNNNNNNNNNNNNNNNNNNNNNNNNNNNNGGAAAGTGGTCGGGGACGCTGCTGGAGTCTTCTGGGGTGGAGGCGCGCCGTCGCCGGCGCCGGAGGGTGAAGAACGGACGGACGTCCGCTTCTGATCCTCTATATATATGGAGCATATATATATATATGGAGCATAGAAAAAGATTTTGGAGGAAAGTCGTCCTCTCTATCTAGGAGTCCGACCTAGGGGTTTCAAATGATTAAATGAAAGGAAGAGTTGCTTATATGTTTTCGTTTGTGTCACAATTATGTGTCTTCGATAAGTGAGATATCGACCATAACGCGCTTTAGAAGACAAGGTTATTTTAGTTTGTTTTAGGGTTGTTGTATCACTTGTATGTATGCATGCTGATCAGTTAAAATTAACTGGGATTTGGATTTTTCACCGGTCAATATTATCATCATATTGATAGTCTTTTTCTTAATTTTAACAATCAACTTATGAAAAATCACCGAATATATGAGAATATACTTATTTTGTATTTCGTTATCCGTCTGCAATATCCCGAATCAGTTTGTATTAGCAAATCCAAGCAAAATCATGAAACTTTTCTGCTCGTAATTGGAAGTGACTATGATACCATGTGTATAACTTCCTTTTCCATGGACGGATCATACTCGATCCCATGATCCAAGATCTCCTATTTACTTACCAGAGAAGATATGATAAACCAAACCAGACAGCATAAAACACGAAAAGGTACACAGATGACTATTATATCCCACGTGTCAAACGCACCCCATACCTTTACACCGCTTCATCCACAATCCACATGCTACCGCCTCTGCCGCGCTTCCCTTTTTTTTTACCCTTTTACTTTTTTAATCCCTGTAAGTCAATTTTAAATTACTTTTGTCCTTTTTTGGGGTTAAGGGTGAAATTTAAGGTATTCTAGATGCCAGTCCATTTTTGTCTTCGCAGTCTCCATATATATATATACCCCAAAGCCTAATCTTCTCTCTATCATTTCAGCTCTTCTTTGTTTTCTCCCAAAATCGTACGGCTTCAGATCCATCGCCGCCGAAGATGTCATCCTCCGGCACCTGCTCCACCGTCGATCCCGCCGGCGCGTCCAAAGAGTTCATGCTCTTCGGCGTCCGCGTCGTGGTTGACTCCATGAGGAAGAGCGTCAGTCTCAACAATCTCTCCCAGTACGAGCAGCCTACCGAGGCCTCCAACAACAACAGCAGCTCCGGCGCCGGCAAGGACGACGCCGTCGCCGGTTACGCCTCCGAGAACGACGTCGTTCACAATTCTGGCGGGAACCGCGAACGCAAGCGAGGTCAGTTTGTTTTTCTCTGATCTAAATGATCTCCGATCAATTAGTCTGTCGCTTTGAATTTTGAGTTTGATTTGCATGTGGTTGTTGTTTATCGAATCGATGATCGGATTGTTGAAATTTTATTGATGACGTGGCGGTGGTTGATCAGGAGTGCCGTGGACGGAGGAGGAGCACAAGCTGTTCCTGCTTGGATTGCAGAAAGTAGGCAAAGGAGATTGGAGAGGGATCTCAAGGAACTATGTCAAGACTCGCACGCCGACTCAGGTTGCTAGCCATGCTCAGAAATACTTTCTCCGCCGGAGCAACCACAATCGCCGTCGCCGCAGATCTAGCCTCTTTGATATCACCACCGATTCGGTAACAAATCCAATCTCTCAATCCTATTTAATGTTATATCTGGAGCTTTGGACTGTTATTCTGTTTTGAAACTAGTTGTTTAGCGAGATTGATATGTGAAAAATCTTGATCCATAGCTGTTTCTATGAATTTAGATCAGATTATTTACCTGGTGATGTGGTCAATTACTATGTGGTTTAATGGTTATTGTTTCTTATTTGCCTGAACAAAGTTGGATCGTTGATCTGTAAATCCTGGTGGTGTTATTATTTTGATTGTGAAGTGAAGCTTATCGTCAGAACCAAATTTTGTGTTTGTTAGGTCCCCGTAATTGCAATGGAAGAAGAGCAAGTACAATATCAAGATAACACATCTCACTCACAACAGTTGCCACCACCTCCACCAACCGAATCTTGCAATCCTAATGGATTTTCGATGATGCCAATTTTTGCAATGAACGTAGGTCCAGCTGTTGTACAAGTTCCCACTATGAATCCAACAGGAAATCCAACGCTTGGACAAGGAAATCCAGGGGGTCCTTCCTCTAAGCTTGTCCTTCCAGTTGTGCATTCGGCCCCTCATCCTACAGAATCATGCGATCTAAACCTGAATGCAACAGCTGACACATCGCCACTGGCTCTCAACCTCTCTTTGTCAATGAACTCAATGGAATCATCATCAAGGCGTTTGCCTTTCCAAGCAATGTCAAGCTTCAGCAAAGGGGACAACAACATCATCAGTGTTGCTTGAGAGTGTTGTATTTTGTGGAATTGG encodes the following:
- the LOC101305182 gene encoding pentatricopeptide repeat-containing protein At1g74850, chloroplastic-like — its product is MTLSPTLSISRPSPLSAPIPKLNPKPHHLSFLSGHRKFIHGQRLSFSVRAKPKDLILGNPSVTVEKGKYSYDVETLINKLSSLPPRGSIARCLDIFKNKLSLNDFALVFKEFAARGDWQRSLRLFKYMQRQIWCKPSEHIYTIMISLLGREGLLDKCAEIFDEMPTQGVIRSVFSYTALINAYGRNGQFEMSLQLLDRMKKDKVSPNILTYNTVLNACARGGLDWEGLLGLFAEMRHEGVQPDLVTYNTLLSACAGRGLGDEAEMVFRTMNEGGIVPDITTYSYLVETFGKLNNLEKVSELLKGMESGGNLPDITSYNVLLEAYAQLGSIKEAMGVFRQMQEAGCMANAATYSILLNLYGRLGRYDDVRELFLEMKVSNAEPDAATYNILIQVFGEGGYFREVVTLFHDMVEENIEPNMETYEGLIYACGKGGLHEDAKNILLHMNEKGIVPSSKAYTGAIEAYGQAALYDEALVAFNTMNEVGSSPSVESFNSLIHAYARGGLYKETEQVLSIMGEFGIAINASSFNGMIEAFRQGGQFEEAIKTYVEMEKRRCDPDECTLEAVLSVYSVAGLVNECEEHFEEIKASGILPSVMCYCMMLAVYAKTDRWDDANKLLNEMLTNRVSNIHQVMGQMIKGDYDDESNWQMVEYVFDKLKSEGCGLGMRFYNTLIEALWWLGQKQRAVRVLSEATQRGLFPELLRKNKLVWSIDVHRMWEGGAYAAMSVWLNDMYEMFLNGEDLPHVATVVVVRGKMEKSSTTQDLPVAKAAYSFLQDNMSGAFNFPKWNNGRILCQRSQLKKLLSSIEPSTDGSSSKSICILSNSPFPPPGTKISPTDVDSGRYNGTSSDATSRTRTELLTSTV
- the LOC101303806 gene encoding transcription factor MYB1R1-like; translated protein: MSSSGTCSTVDPAGASKEFMLFGVRVVVDSMRKSVSLNNLSQYEQPTEASNNNSSSGAGKDDAVAGYASENDVVHNSGGNRERKRGVPWTEEEHKLFLLGLQKVGKGDWRGISRNYVKTRTPTQVASHAQKYFLRRSNHNRRRRRSSLFDITTDSVPVIAMEEEQVQYQDNTSHSQQLPPPPPTESCNPNGFSMMPIFAMNVGPAVVQVPTMNPTGNPTLGQGNPGGPSSKLVLPVVHSAPHPTESCDLNLNATADTSPLALNLSLSMNSMESSSRRLPFQAMSSFSKGDNNIISVA